The Streptomyces kanamyceticus genome window below encodes:
- a CDS encoding VWA domain-containing protein: protein MTARPDHVTDRVTDRVTGLVRALRSHGIRIGTGETVDAAAALAALGLDDRERVREGLAAALLHQESQRAVFDPVFELYFPLGVGGPDGSDTHRKAAGRGADRDGLRDRLADALAADDQALIGQLAVEAVDGFGGYGSSPGSDGWSSHQTLDRLAPETLLARVLAAIRAGSAAQGGEFTERLEADEIRRRIEGFRERVRTEARRRVAERRGAEEIARRAVAPSAERVDFLLAGRAHLDELRRAVHPLARKLATRLAARRRRAAHGSIDLRRTLRGSLSTGGVPMRPVLRRRRPARPELVLLCDVSGSVAGFANFTMLLVQALHDQFSKVRVFAFVNRVDEVTGLLAHGVADPAGLGGRILGEATVTGWHGSSDYGTALGEFAERYLDAVGPRSTVFILGDARTNMSDPNLPALRQISERARQVYWLNPEQRGQWSTGDSAADAYAELVEMRECRNAVQLGGLIARLLPV from the coding sequence GTGACGGCGCGCCCCGATCACGTCACGGACCGGGTCACGGACCGGGTCACCGGACTGGTCCGCGCCCTGCGCTCGCACGGCATCCGCATCGGCACCGGCGAAACCGTCGACGCCGCGGCCGCCCTCGCCGCACTCGGCCTCGACGACCGGGAGCGGGTACGCGAGGGCCTCGCCGCCGCGCTGCTGCACCAGGAGAGCCAGCGGGCGGTCTTCGACCCCGTCTTCGAGCTGTACTTCCCGCTCGGTGTCGGCGGGCCCGACGGCTCCGACACGCACCGGAAGGCGGCCGGGCGCGGCGCCGACAGGGACGGCCTGCGCGACCGCCTGGCCGACGCGCTCGCCGCCGACGACCAGGCACTCATCGGGCAGCTCGCCGTCGAGGCGGTGGACGGCTTCGGCGGATACGGCTCGTCGCCGGGGTCGGACGGCTGGTCCTCGCACCAGACGCTGGACCGGCTGGCACCCGAGACGCTCCTCGCACGCGTCCTGGCCGCCATCCGCGCGGGATCCGCGGCGCAGGGCGGCGAGTTCACGGAACGGCTGGAGGCCGACGAGATCCGGCGCCGCATCGAAGGGTTCCGCGAGCGGGTCCGCACCGAGGCGCGCCGCAGGGTCGCCGAGCGGCGCGGCGCCGAGGAGATCGCGCGGCGTGCCGTGGCGCCCTCCGCCGAGCGGGTCGACTTCCTCCTCGCGGGCCGGGCACACCTGGACGAACTCCGCCGCGCGGTGCACCCGTTGGCCCGCAAGCTGGCCACCCGGCTCGCCGCGCGGCGCCGACGTGCCGCGCACGGCAGCATCGACCTGCGCCGCACGCTGCGCGGCTCGCTCTCGACCGGCGGCGTGCCGATGCGGCCCGTGCTGCGGCGGCGCAGGCCCGCGCGACCGGAGCTGGTGCTGCTCTGCGACGTGTCGGGCTCTGTCGCGGGCTTCGCCAACTTCACGATGCTCCTCGTCCAGGCTCTGCACGACCAGTTCAGCAAGGTGCGCGTGTTCGCTTTCGTCAACCGTGTCGACGAGGTGACCGGGCTGCTCGCGCACGGCGTCGCGGACCCCGCGGGCCTGGGCGGCCGCATCCTCGGCGAGGCCACGGTCACGGGCTGGCACGGCAGCAGCGACTACGGCACCGCGCTCGGAGAATTCGCCGAGCGCTACCTGGACGCGGTCGGCCCGCGCTCCACGGTATTCATCCTCGGCGACGCCCGCACGAACATGAGCGACCCGAACCTCCCCGCCCTGCGACAGATCTCCGAACGTGCCCGCCAGGTGTACTGGCTCAACCCCGAGCAGCGCGGACAGTGGTCGACGGGCGACTCGGCGGCGGACGCGTACGCGGAGCTGGTGGAGATGCGTGAGTGTCGCAATGCGGTGCAGCTCGGTGGGTTGATCGCGCGGTTGCTGCCGGTGTGA
- a CDS encoding AAA family ATPase: MTTGYFTSVDDVAARLAETGYLASPAVATTVFLADRLGKPLLVEGPAGVGKTELAKAVAEVADARLVRLQCYEGVDESRALYEWNHAKQLLRITAGRDESWDETRTDIFSEEFLLSRPLLTAIRGAQPKVLLIDETDKADVEVEGLLLEVLSDFQVTVPELGTISAERRPFVVLTSNASRELSEALRRRCLFLHIGFPDEELERRIVRLKVPGLDEALAASVVRVVGALRAMDLRKAPSVAETIDWARTLLALGADTLDETVVRDSLGVVLKHQDDVLKASAKLDLDAV, translated from the coding sequence ATGACGACCGGGTACTTCACGTCCGTCGACGATGTCGCGGCCCGACTCGCCGAGACCGGGTACCTGGCCTCGCCCGCCGTCGCCACCACCGTGTTCCTCGCCGACCGGCTCGGCAAGCCGCTGCTGGTGGAGGGCCCCGCGGGCGTCGGCAAGACCGAGCTGGCCAAGGCCGTCGCGGAGGTGGCGGACGCGCGCCTGGTGCGGCTCCAGTGCTACGAGGGCGTCGACGAGTCGCGCGCGCTCTACGAGTGGAACCACGCCAAACAGCTCCTGCGCATCACCGCGGGCCGCGACGAGTCCTGGGACGAGACGCGCACGGACATCTTCAGCGAGGAGTTCCTGCTCTCGCGCCCGCTCCTGACCGCGATCCGCGGCGCGCAGCCGAAGGTGCTCCTGATCGACGAGACCGACAAGGCAGACGTCGAGGTCGAGGGCCTGCTGCTCGAAGTGCTCAGCGACTTCCAGGTCACCGTTCCCGAGCTCGGCACCATCAGCGCGGAGCGCCGCCCGTTCGTCGTGCTGACCTCCAACGCGAGCCGCGAACTCTCCGAGGCACTGCGCCGCCGCTGCCTCTTCCTGCACATCGGCTTCCCCGACGAGGAGTTGGAGCGCCGGATCGTCCGGCTCAAGGTGCCGGGACTCGACGAGGCGCTCGCCGCGTCCGTGGTGCGCGTCGTCGGCGCGCTGCGCGCGATGGATCTGCGCAAGGCGCCCTCGGTCGCCGAGACCATCGACTGGGCGCGGACGCTGCTCGCGCTCGGCGCCGACACCCTCGACGAGACCGTCGTACGCGACAGCCTCGGTGTCGTGCTCAAGCACCAGGACGACGTACTCAAGGCGAGCGCCAAGCTGGACCTGGACGCCGTGTGA
- a CDS encoding winged helix-turn-helix transcriptional regulator, translating to MRRTSFANWPCSIARTMDLLGDWWTPLVLREAFYGIKRFDVFQQELGIARNTLTDRLRRLVDEGLLEKRPYQRDPVRYDYVLTEKGRDFFGVLAAMNSWGDRWLSGDEGAPVVFHHDSCGHESPAEVVCAHCKEPMTAANTRPRLGPGYPPRLAERPDVQARFGA from the coding sequence ATGAGGCGTACTTCCTTCGCGAACTGGCCGTGCTCCATCGCCCGCACGATGGACCTGCTCGGCGACTGGTGGACGCCCCTGGTCCTGCGGGAGGCGTTCTACGGCATCAAGCGGTTCGACGTGTTCCAGCAGGAGCTGGGGATCGCCAGGAACACCCTGACCGACCGGCTGCGCCGCCTGGTCGACGAGGGACTCCTGGAGAAGCGCCCCTACCAGCGGGACCCGGTGCGCTACGACTACGTGCTCACGGAGAAGGGCCGGGACTTCTTCGGTGTCCTGGCGGCGATGAACAGCTGGGGCGATCGCTGGCTGAGCGGCGACGAGGGCGCACCCGTCGTCTTCCACCACGACAGCTGCGGCCACGAGAGCCCCGCCGAAGTCGTGTGCGCGCACTGCAAGGAGCCGATGACAGCCGCGAACACGCGACCGCGCCTGGGCCCCGGCTATCCGCCCCGCCTCGCCGAACGCCCGGACGTACAGGCGCGGTTCGGCGCCTGA
- a CDS encoding SRPBCC family protein: MEWTGVRYAEGPTVEVRGRIAASPERVWELVSDIGLMPALSAELRSVAWLDGASGPVRGARFTGRSSHPSLGEWETTSYVVECAAPRVFAWAVSDPEQPSATWRFTLTAGEGGGTELTQWMRLGPGRSGLSYAIERMPEKEQKIVFVRLREFERSMTATVDAIKGLAEGTATLPIRRGEGA; encoded by the coding sequence ATGGAGTGGACGGGTGTGCGGTACGCGGAAGGGCCGACGGTCGAAGTGCGCGGGCGGATCGCCGCCTCGCCGGAACGGGTGTGGGAACTGGTCTCCGACATCGGCCTGATGCCCGCGCTGAGCGCGGAGTTGCGGTCGGTCGCCTGGCTGGACGGCGCGTCCGGGCCGGTGCGCGGAGCCCGGTTCACCGGCCGGAGCAGCCACCCGTCGCTCGGGGAGTGGGAGACCACGTCGTACGTCGTCGAATGCGCGGCGCCACGGGTGTTCGCCTGGGCGGTGTCGGACCCCGAACAGCCCAGCGCCACCTGGCGGTTCACCCTCACGGCGGGCGAGGGCGGCGGCACCGAGCTGACGCAGTGGATGCGGCTCGGACCCGGCCGCTCCGGGCTCTCCTACGCGATCGAGCGGATGCCGGAGAAGGAACAGAAGATCGTGTTCGTGCGGCTGCGGGAGTTCGAGCGGAGCATGACCGCCACGGTCGACGCGATCAAAGGTCTCGCCGAGGGCACGGCGACGCTGCCGATCCGGCGGGGAGAGGGCGCCTGA